TGGATAGCCTGCACATCCGTGGCGTGCAGCCAGATTGCGGCGCCGACGCCCGGCTGATCAACGGACGTCAGGTCCGTCCCCGGAGCGATGGTGCGGAGTGCGAAGGTGACCGGCTTCGTGTCGAACACGACGGCGTGGGGCGGCCCTGCTTGCGAGCGGACAAGGCCGAGGTACTGCTCGTAGAACGCTTGAGACGCGTCGAGGTCGCGCGCTTGGAGTGAGATGAAGTCGGGGCCGGTGACGGGCATGTGATGCTCCTATGATTCTTTGTCAGTTATCTGACACGACGAATCTATGTCAGAATACTGACATGAGTCAACCCGGGATCGACCTCACCACGTCACTGGGATATCTGCTGAAGGAAGCGTCGAGTGCCCTTCGCGCCTCCATGGAAGCAGCGCTGCGGCCACTTGGCATGACCATTACCCATTACTCTTGCCTGGAACTCCTGGCGCAGCGCCCGGGCTTATCTAACTCCGAGCTGGCCCGCGGCGCGTTCGTCACCCGACAATCCATGAACGTACTGCTCCAAGCCTTGGAACGCGACGGCTATGTGACACGCCCTGCGGAGGCCCGAGTAGGGAAAGTCCTTCCTGCGCAGCTGACTCCGCTGGGTCGGAGCAGCCTTTCGACGGCGAGCGCTGCGGTCCGCGAGGTGGAAAACAGGATGCTAGCTGGCATGACGCACGACGAACAAAAGGCCGCATTCAAGGCGTTGCGAAGCATGATCCATTCATTGGGCGACGACGCACTGGATGGCACCCATGAGAATCAGTAGGACCATCCAGCCGGGGCCGGTGCCTGCGGTTGGTAGTAGCCTCACCACTGATTTCAGTGGGCTCCTGTCATTTTTATGGGGTTGCATTCGTCGTAACCGATCCACTAACACCCCTTATTGTCTTGGGTTGTGTGCCGGAGGAGACTTGAGGCGACGGCATCCCACCTGGTACCGCCCGCGAGGCCACTGAGCTGCGGGGCCTCGCAGTACCCCAAAGCGGCTTGGTGGATCGGTGAGCCCCATGACACCCCTGGATCTGGCTACTCAAAGACGGCGCTATCTCTTACCTTTGCTGGTTATCGCACTCATTGGATGCCTCGGAGGGTGTGACTCCAAGCCCGACGACGCCTCCCTCCCGTCCCCAAGTTCTTCGACGACGGAGGCCCGCACGGCCCCGGCACAGACTGAAGGTGGCGCCCCCCAAACAGTCCCACTGCTGCCGGAGAGTGGCAACCTCGACGCCGGCACCTACCGGGTCCTCGTCAAGGGCTACTCGGCGCCTTTCGAGATCACAGTCCCAGCCGGTTGGTCGACTTACGACGGCGATGGTGTGGCCAAAGATGACCCGAATCACCCGGATGAATGGGGCGTCTTCGTGGGTTGGTGGCCCGCCGACTATGTGCCGACGGACGCATGCGCTTGGGAGGGGGCGCTCGTCAAGGTCGATCCGTCGGTTAAGAGCTTCGTCGACGCATTGACGGCGCAGACGTCAACGGCGAGCACCCCTCCCGTCAAGGTCAAGGTGGGTGATTACTCCGGCTTGGAGTTCGACCACTTCGTCAAGGGCGGCGTGGACATCACAGGCTGCGACCGCGATAAGTTCTGCATCCACTCTGAATTCTCAAACGAATGCTCACGCTGGTACTCGAGCGCCGCTGAGCGCGAAACTTACCGGGTTGTGGATTTAAACGGCAAGCGCGCTGTGAGCTGGGTGGTGCAATTCCACGAATCGATCAATCCGGAGCTGACGAGGGAGGCACGCGCCGTTTTCGACTCGATCGCGTTCGGTCCCGGTAATTGAACGGGCGGCTGGGGAACTAGGCGGATCTCGCGGCCGAGATGTCCAGGCGTGAGCGAAGAGTAGGAAGACCGGGGCCGTGGAGGTCCTCAAGGTAGCTATGGCGTCCGGCCATCGCCATCACCAGGGCGAGGGTCGTACCAGTAACCAGTGGTCCTGTTCCTGCGGAGAAGGGACCGTCATTCGCCTCCAGCCGCAGGTCGGCGGCGTGCGTGCGGCTGGCGACCGCAAAGTCCCGGCGGGCGTAGAACTCCGCGACGGGCGTCAAAGCGTCAATGCTCGGAGTGCGTGGAAGTCCCAGAGGCCGGCGGATGTCCTGGGCATGCACCACTACCTCCCCCAGATACGCCGGAGTATCGGAGGACGGTGCGATGCTGCTGTGAATGACGGAGCGAAACCGGTCCAAGGTCTTGGCCGGGGTGCTACCACGGTGCTCCTCAAGCCTGCGCTGGTTGTGCACGTCGGGGCGGAAACGCGCACCGAGCATGCTGCGCAGCCACTGCCACTGGTTAAGGCTCGCCGCTGCCGTGAGATGTGCGACTACTTGCTCCACGTCCCACTGCCCGCACAGGGTCTTGTGACGCCACTGTTCCACACTAAGGCCCATCAAGTCCTCCATCAGCGCTGCGCGCTCAGAGTGAACCAGGGTCCAAAGATGGCCGTCCGAAAGTTTCCCCATAACTTCCTGCTTCCTCCATATGAGTGTCGTGGGTTCAATCCCACGCTCGCTTCTTATAGACGCATTCAAGCACAGCATCCGCCCCAGCGTTCCAGCGCGAGGATCGCCTCGCGCAAGGCGAGCCCTTTATCGGTCAGCGCGTAGGCCCGGGTGTTATGCCGGAGCGGCAGGCGGGACAGTACACCGGCGGCTTCGAGCTCGCGCAGTCGGGTCGCGAGGATGTTGGTCGGTACCCCGAGGTCGCGCTGCAGATCGCCGTAACGCTGTGGCCCGTCGAGCAGCCGCTCCACGATAAGCAATGCCCACCGTGGTCCAACGATGTCGAGGGCCGCGGCAAGGTTGCTCACGCCGTCGGCTGGGCGTCCGGCTTCATCCAAAACGGTGAGTAGTGGTAGCCGTCAGGGTCATCGAATTGGCGCTGGTACATGAAGGGGTAGTCATCGGTGTCACCGATCCGCCCACCGGCGGCCCTGGCGCGTTCGATAAGCTCGTCCACCGCCTCTCGGCTGTCGAGATCGAATGAAACTGTGACCTTCGAGGGGGTTTCGGGTCCGCCCACCAACTCCTCGGCGCCACCGACGCTCGCGTACATCTCACGGCTACCGAGCATGACGTACTGCTCGGGGGCGATCGCGAAGCATGACACGTTGTGATCAGACATCTCAGTGTTGAGGGTCCAGCCGAGGGCGTTATAGAAAGCTGTCGCGCGCTCGACGTCTTCAACCGGGCATGTGATAAAGAGGCTCATGCGGCCCATACTTGCAAAATGCAAGTATGGCGTCAAGGCCTTAACGCTTTACATTGCCACTCCCGTATTCCCGGGCGGCTATCCGAAGAGTAAGGTGGGCCACCCCACCATCAGACGTTCGCGTGCAAGGTCCGTTTGTAGCCGGTGGAGCTCGAGCGAGGTGGCATCATGGCATCATTCAGCTCTCCAGTGCCGGCGCATCTGGGCATTTTCGTCACAGATCCGGACACGGGACGTCCCGTCCAGCGGCTGCCGCTCTATGCAGAAGTTGCGGTTCCGCGGATAATTCCGCCACCGCCTATCAACGAACGGTTCAGGGAGCCCCTGCGCGCAGCAATTATAAGCGTGGACCCCTCAGCTACCGGCGCCAGTCGGGACAGGGTGGAGAATGCGGCCCTACGTGCTCTAGCTTCCACCGTGAGCAAGGAAAGCCGCGAGCGACTGATAACTCAAGGTCAGATGGTGAACGACCTATTCCAGGAAGCACTCAAGAGTGTGTTGGAGGCGGCGGGCCGTGAGCGCCTTTCAGAGATTCCCGTGGCGGACCTAGAACGCCTCATGGCGGACGCGGTACGGGCAGCGGCTTCTCGACTTGGCCTTGAAACTGAGCCCGAGGTTCCGGACCAAAGCGCTTTATGGGCGGAGCCGCTAGGTGTACTGACCACCGACCATATGGGGTACGTCTCGTTCGATCTTCGAAGACTGGGAGCGGACGTCCAGTTGATGCTCTCGGAGGCCATCCAAGCCCGCCAGCTGGGCACTGGACCATCATCCAGCTTGGCCGTGTGGATCTATCCCAGTGGCCATTCGGGCAGGTTCGATGCGCTGGATCAGGCCCGCTTTTCCTCCGACGCCATACTCGCCCGACTTAAAATATCGTGGCATACCCTGCCGTCCTCGCTAATCAACATGGGCCCCCGCGCACTGCAAAATCCCAGTCTTACAGACTGGAGGCTCTCCCCCGCCTCGTTTGCAGCAACTCCCACGACGCTCCTCGGAGCGGACGGTTGCGAGGAGATGGTCCCCTCGAACCTGGCGCTGCAGGAATTCGTCCTCCGCCAAGTGGTGCGGCTGGTGGACGTTCCCCCTAATTTCGGGGTTCCGCAGGAGTTTAAGGCCGCCTACGTAGACGACTACAAAGTCACATGGTTCTCCCTCGGTCATTCCCTCGGCGAGATTCTCTACAGCTTGCCGCTGGCACCTGGGGAGAGCGTAAAGCTGGCCGTGATCGACTGGTCCTGGGACAGCGTCGCAAAGCGTGACGAGAAAACTAAAATGACCGAAGAGTTGCTGCATCAGACCCACCGCGACCGCACCATTTCCGAGACGGTCAAGGCCGGGGTCAAAGAACTTCAACACGGGAGCTCGTTTATGGCGGGCGCCGCTGGATCATCGGGTGCCACGGGAGGTGCCAATCTGGGGGTCGTGGGGCTGGGTGCCGCCGTGGGAAACACCTGGAGCTTGGGAGGATCCACGGCTACCAGCGACGGAAGCAGGGATCTAGCGGCGGAGAACGTCCAACGACTGAACGACAGTTTTTCGCAGGCCAGCTCATCTCAGCGTGAAATCAACTCAACAGTTGTCATCCAGGCCCGCCAGGAGGAGAAGGAAAGTATCCAGACCCGCACCTTCTCGAACTATAACCACAGCCACACTTTGACGATCCTCTACTACGAGGTGCTGCGGCACTACCGGGTGACTGTTGAGTGGGTCCGCCGTCGCCCCTCCGTGCTGGTCCAGATGTCGCTAAACCTCCCCCAGGTCCTGACGGCGAAAGCACTTCTCCTCAGAAGATTCCAACTCGAACCCTTCCTTCTCGATCCAAAGCTGGCGGCAGGTTTTGACGCTGTCGCTCGAGTGGTACTGGGTGAGGAAAAACTGAAGCGCGAGGTGGAGAAGTGGGGTGCGAACACCCAGACGATCGACCCGGGCGCAAAGCTCTTCGTCAAGCTCATCGCCCAGTTCACCACCACCTCCGACGATACGTCGGAACCGGTCTTCGTGGTGCTCCATCTACTGGACGGACGGATTTTCGAGTTCCAATGCGATGGTGCTGGCGACGAGGGAACCTCCCCCGAATTCGAGAAAACCCTACCTGTCGCTATCCCCTGGAAAGACATCAGAGGCATCGAAGTAAAACTGAAGGACATCAACTCGGGCGGTGATTGGCAAGAGTCAAACATCCTGGTGACGATGGTGACGGTGGAGAACGAGCGAATCAATATACTCGCTGATTCCGGCACCCGGACTTTGGATGATGCCGGTGGGAGCACCGGGTTGCTCCCTTCGAAACAACCTCCTTCAGCAACCACAACCACCGTGGGACTCAAACCAAACCGTAATGACTTCGTTTCGGCCGAAGACGACGTGGCTTTGCAGAGTCTAGTCGCCCATCTGGATACGAACCGAGGCTATTACAACAGCGTCCTAATGCTCGGAACCGATGCCAACACAATCGCCAAGGATTTCGAGAAGAAGCAATGGTCGCCGGGGCAGGTCATGTCCGACCACGTCGACCCCACACCCTTGGAAGTGTTTGGAAGCTACGTGGCATATGGGCTGGCGAAGCAACCCTCCGCAGTGGACGACACCACGGTGGTGGACATCGCCGCGGCACTGAACGGCACCGACCCTACGCGCCGCCAATGGGCCACCTCCGTTCTTGCAGCCATGAGTGAGCAGGACCGGCAGACTGTACTTGAGAGGTTGCCGCTGGCCTCGGCCAAGTCCGAGCGGCTGATTTCCATGCCAACCCGGGGCGTTTTCGCTGAAGGCAAGCTCGGCCACTGCAACGTCTCAGAGGAGATCGATAACACACGCTTCTGGAAGTGGGACGAGCACCCCATACCTATCGATGCGCCGGGCATCAACCCGGTTACGCCCATCCAACCTCAACCGCAGCAGCCCGGTGTGGCTCCCACACCATTCCCACCTGCAGTAGTGAACATCGTCAGTCCCAGCCCGGCTCCTGATCCCGGCGGACTCGCGGCAGCGTTATCTCTCCTGGGGACGCCCAACATTTTCCGTGACATGTCAGGCCGCCAAGAAGTAGCGGACCTGTTGAAGAAGCTTTCCGACAACACCATTGCGATCGCAGAGGCTGCCAATAAGGCCCGGGACATCCAGGCCAAATACGGGATGGGCCTGGATAAGCAGGAGAAAGACGCCGAATTGGGTACAACGCAAGCCGGGGCTGAGGTTGCCAAAGAAATGATCAGGCAACGGCGGGAAGAAGCACAACAAGTCTCACCCAGCCAGGCGCAGGACGCCATCAAACTGTCTGAGTCTGAGACGCGCAAGGGCAATAAGTCCCAAGAAGAGCACAAGGACTACAGCAAACAGGTCCAGCAAAACGTCCAAGGTGCCAAACCAGTCCGCAAGTCCAAGAGCACCATCAAACTCAACGTCGATCTCAAGGGCTATGGCAACAATCTCCTGATCGGCCGGTTCGGCATTGATGTCAAACAACGTGGGGCCTCGGTTGGTTTTCTGACAGCCACGGATTACTCGCGGCAGGGCCAGCTGGAAGTTGGAGTCACCAATGAATACGACGACCCGCGCTACTCACTTGAGATCAACGGCGAAGTTCTAGGCGGCGTAGGCATCAACGCCGAGCTCCGAGGCCGGGGCGTGGTCCAGATCCCCCGCGAAGACTTCGACCTGTACGACTACTTCTATCTTGTGGCCACGGCAGAGTATGGCGAGTTCGACTTTGAGACGACCAAGAGCGACGAGGTGTCCGAGGAAGTGGCCAAGAAGTTGGGCGGCGGAGTGGATCTCGCCTACAAACAGATCATCACAATGAAGACCGAGGGTGGCATCGAATGGAAGGACGGCAAAAAGCACACGTCTGCCTCTGCCGTGAAAGTGAAGGTGGTCTATTACACGGGTGGAATCACCATGAGCTATAGCAAAAAGCCTTAGGTCGCATGCGGACGTGATGTGGGTGTTGCGCTGAAATATGTCCCCCGCCCAACCGGCGGGCAACCTGAACTGGGAAGCCCGCCGGTGGGCGGATGATAGAGCGTTCCGCTCAAGCCCTTGGGAACTGATAGAGCGTCCGGCTCAAACCCCCCGGAACTGATAGAGCGTTCGGCTCAAGCCCTTGGGATGTGAGAGAGGGATCCCGAATTGGGGATCGGATGTGAGAGAGGGTGCGGGGGTTACATGTCCGCTAGTGCGCCGCCGGGGTTCTCGATTGCGTCGGCCACGTACCGGAGGAAGCCGGCCGCGGTTTCGCCGTCGCACACGCGGTGGTCGAAGGCGAGGGTCAGCTCGGTGACCTTGCGGACGGCCAGTTCACCGTTGACCACCCAGGGCTTGTCGATGATGCGGCCTACGCCCAGCATCGCAACCTCGGGGTAGTTGATGATCGCGGCGGAGCCGTCCACTCCGAACACGCCGTAGTTGTTCAGCGTGAACGTGCCGGAGCCCAGTTCGGTGGGGGTCGCCTTTCCGTCACGTGCGACGGCGGTGAGTCGGCGGATCTCTGCGTCCAGTTCGCGGGCACTCAGCTCGTGCGCGTTCCGTACCGACGGGACTACGAGCCCGCGGTCGGTTTGCGCGGCGAAGCCGAGGTTGATGCCTTCGAACCCGACGATCTCCTGCGAGCCGTCCTCCGCAGTTTCGAAGCGCGTGTTCAGGGCCGGGTACTTTTTTAACCCAGCCGTGACAAAACGGGCGATGAAAGCCAACAAGCCAGGGGTGTCGTGCGGCGCGCGCTTCTTAAGTTCGGCACGCATCTCCAACAGGGCGGTCGCGTCCACGTCCACCCACACGGTGGCTTCGGGGATCTCCGAGCGGCTGCGGGTCATGTTGGCGGCCACGGCCTTGCGGACCCCACGGACAGGCGTCCGAGCCGAGACTGACAAACCAGTCCGGCTGTCCACGGCACCCGCATCAATAGAAGCAATAGCAGGAGCGGCAACAGGAGCGGCCACCGGAGCAGGAGCAGCAACAGGCACAGAAGGCGCAGTGATAGCCGCCTCCACATCCCGCCGCATGATCAGCCCACTGGTACCCGAGCCCTCAATGGCGTCGAGGGAAACCCCGTTATCGCGCGCCATTTTCCGGACGAGCGGCGAGATCACAGCACTGAGCTTGCCAGGGATCCGCGTCCCGGCCACGGAAGGCTCCATCACAGGCACAGCAGCAGACTCAACTGCAGGCTCAACAACTGAAGAAGCGACAGAGACACTCGCCTTCCGCGGTCGGGTCCGCCCACCGGTCACTCCCCCGGGAGTTCCGTACCCAATGAGCACGTTGCCAGATCCGGCCTTCTCCTCGGTCCGGTACGTCTCGGCGGCAGCTTCCGCGGCCGGCGAAGCGTCAAGACCTGAGGACACCGGCGAAGGATCAACAGACCCAGCCGGAACAGGAGCCGCGGCAGCGGGCGAACCCGCCGAAGAACCAGCGCGAGCGATCGAGATCAGCGGCTTGCCGACGTCGAGCGTTTGACCCGCCTCACCGTGCAGCTCGGCAACGGTGCCGGCGTAGGGCGAGGGCACCTCAACCATGGACTTGGCGGTTTCAACCTCGGCGATGGGCTGGTCAACCACAATCTCGTCACCCACGGCAACGAGCCAGTTCACCAGTTCGGCCTCGGTGAGGCCCTCCCCAAGATCGGGCAGTTTGAAGACCTGCATATCTGAGCTCATGGTCAGTCCTCCCATTGAAGGTCGTCGACGGCGTCGAGGATACGGTCGACGCTTGGCAGGTAGTAGTGCTCCAGCTTGGGAGACGGGAACGGGACGTCGAAACCGGTCACGCGAAGGACGGGCGCGGCGAGGTAGTGGAACGCGCGTTCCTGGACGCGGGCCACGATCTCGGAGGACACGGAGGCGAATCCGTGGGCTTCGGCGATCACGACGGCGCGTCCCGTCTTGCGTACGGACGCGCAGACGGTTTCGTCGTCGAAGGGGACGAGGGTTCGGACGTCGATGACTTCCAGGGACCGGCCTTCTTCGGCGGCGGCAGCCGCAGCGGCGAGCGCGGTGGGAACGGACGGACCGTAGGCGATGAGCGTCGCGTCTGTGCCGGGACGGGCAACAGCTGCGCGGCCCTCGGTGGAGGTTCCGGCGTCGTGCTCTGCTCGCAAGGCACCCAAGTCAACCTGGTCCTTGGACCAGTAGAGCTTCTTGGGTTCCATGAACATGACGGGGTCATCGGAGTCGATTGCTTCGCGGAGCATGCGGTAGCCGTCGGCCACGGTGGCCGGGGTGTAGACCTTGAGGCCGGCGGTGTGGGCGTAGTAGGACTCGGAGGAATCGCAGTGGTGCTCCACTCCCCCGATTCCGCCGGCGTAGGGAACACGGATGACCATGGGCATTTTGAGTTTGCCCTTGGTGCGGTTGTGCATTTTGGCGACGTGGCTGACGATCTGTTCGAAGGCCGGGTAGGCGAAGGCGTCGAACTGCATTTCGATCACGGGGCGCATGCCGTTGATGGCCATACCCACGGCCATACCCACGATGCCGGATTCTGCCAGCGGGGTGTCGAAGCAGCGCTGTTCGCCGAATTCGGCCATGAGGCCGTCGGTGATGCGGAAGACGCCGCCCAGCATTCCGACGTCTTCGCCGAAGACCAGGACGGAGGGATC
The sequence above is a segment of the Arthrobacter sp. StoSoilB22 genome. Coding sequences within it:
- a CDS encoding maleylpyruvate isomerase family mycothiol-dependent enzyme, translated to MGKLSDGHLWTLVHSERAALMEDLMGLSVEQWRHKTLCGQWDVEQVVAHLTAAASLNQWQWLRSMLGARFRPDVHNQRRLEEHRGSTPAKTLDRFRSVIHSSIAPSSDTPAYLGEVVVHAQDIRRPLGLPRTPSIDALTPVAEFYARRDFAVASRTHAADLRLEANDGPFSAGTGPLVTGTTLALVMAMAGRHSYLEDLHGPGLPTLRSRLDISAARSA
- a CDS encoding dihydrolipoamide acetyltransferase family protein, whose product is MSSDMQVFKLPDLGEGLTEAELVNWLVAVGDEIVVDQPIAEVETAKSMVEVPSPYAGTVAELHGEAGQTLDVGKPLISIARAGSSAGSPAAAAPVPAGSVDPSPVSSGLDASPAAEAAAETYRTEEKAGSGNVLIGYGTPGGVTGGRTRPRKASVSVASSVVEPAVESAAVPVMEPSVAGTRIPGKLSAVISPLVRKMARDNGVSLDAIEGSGTSGLIMRRDVEAAITAPSVPVAAPAPVAAPVAAPAIASIDAGAVDSRTGLSVSARTPVRGVRKAVAANMTRSRSEIPEATVWVDVDATALLEMRAELKKRAPHDTPGLLAFIARFVTAGLKKYPALNTRFETAEDGSQEIVGFEGINLGFAAQTDRGLVVPSVRNAHELSARELDAEIRRLTAVARDGKATPTELGSGTFTLNNYGVFGVDGSAAIINYPEVAMLGVGRIIDKPWVVNGELAVRKVTELTLAFDHRVCDGETAAGFLRYVADAIENPGGALADM
- a CDS encoding alpha-ketoacid dehydrogenase subunit beta, giving the protein MTVTTTVNGNVSAATASAAASAAATAEATGPQSLTMAKALNTAMADAMRNDPSVLVFGEDVGMLGGVFRITDGLMAEFGEQRCFDTPLAESGIVGMAVGMAINGMRPVIEMQFDAFAYPAFEQIVSHVAKMHNRTKGKLKMPMVIRVPYAGGIGGVEHHCDSSESYYAHTAGLKVYTPATVADGYRMLREAIDSDDPVMFMEPKKLYWSKDQVDLGALRAEHDAGTSTEGRAAVARPGTDATLIAYGPSVPTALAAAAAAAEEGRSLEVIDVRTLVPFDDETVCASVRKTGRAVVIAEAHGFASVSSEIVARVQERAFHYLAAPVLRVTGFDVPFPSPKLEHYYLPSVDRILDAVDDLQWED
- a CDS encoding VOC family protein, translating into MPVTGPDFISLQARDLDASQAFYEQYLGLVRSQAGPPHAVVFDTKPVTFALRTIAPGTDLTSVDQPGVGAAIWLHATDVQAIHDSLLADGHTIVAAPMDGPFGRTFTFADPDGYHVTLHDRA
- a CDS encoding helix-turn-helix domain-containing protein, giving the protein MSNLAAALDIVGPRWALLIVERLLDGPQRYGDLQRDLGVPTNILATRLRELEAAGVLSRLPLRHNTRAYALTDKGLALREAILALERWGGCCA
- a CDS encoding MarR family transcriptional regulator, translating into MSQPGIDLTTSLGYLLKEASSALRASMEAALRPLGMTITHYSCLELLAQRPGLSNSELARGAFVTRQSMNVLLQALERDGYVTRPAEARVGKVLPAQLTPLGRSSLSTASAAVREVENRMLAGMTHDEQKAAFKALRSMIHSLGDDALDGTHENQ
- a CDS encoding VOC family protein — translated: MSLFITCPVEDVERATAFYNALGWTLNTEMSDHNVSCFAIAPEQYVMLGSREMYASVGGAEELVGGPETPSKVTVSFDLDSREAVDELIERARAAGGRIGDTDDYPFMYQRQFDDPDGYHYSPFWMKPDAQPTA